The window CAAGCCGGTTCTGCCAATGGTACCCAATATTACCAACTCGGCATCAATATCTTTAGCGACTTTTTCAATCACATCCTCAGGCAAGCCCTCTTCAACATGCAGGTATTGCGACTGAATCTGATATTTTTTGGCATGCTCTTCCATCATTTTTTGATGATGTTCACGCATGGTTTTATTGTATTCCCCAGCATCAAACTCAGGGATCTCAATGGCGATATTAACTGGCGTGCCAGGATAGGAGTTCACCAGATGTACATCGGCTTTAATTAAACCGCTGAGTGTAAGCGCTGCATCGGTAATTTTCGCATTTAACGCCTTGTGGCTGTCTTCCTCGCTGCTGGCATTGATGGCCGCAAGGATATGACCGTTTTCAGGCCATTCATGATCTTTAACCAGCAATAAAGGTACCGGGCATTTGCGGATCAGGTGCCAATCGGTTGGAGTAAAGATGACGGATTGCAGAGTAGGGTGTTCGTGGGTGCTTTTTACAACCACATCGAATTTGTGTTCAATGACTTCTTCAATAATGACTTCAAACGGTCGATTGTGCCAAACCGCTTTGGTTTCTACAGGGTGATCGTATTCTTTGGCTAAGTCTTCGAGCCAGGATTGGCGATCTTTCACCACCGATTTGCGCATTGCTTCGCGCTCATCGCCAGAAAGCATGGTGGTCATTTCATAAGAAAAATCGAAAATTACCAATAGTGCAGTAATTTTATCGCCGGTTTGCTTGGCAATTGTACACGCCCGTTTTAATGCTTTTTGATCTTCACTATCCGGGTCGATAACTACCAGAATATTGCGATATCTATCCATTGCTCCCACCTTTATCAACAGTTGTGATTACGTGAATACGGCCTGATTGGTATTAAGCTTAATCGGATATCGGACGGGTTACAAATAAAAAAATCGGTAGAAGCAGCGCGTTAA is drawn from Thalassotalea sp. PS06 and contains these coding sequences:
- the uspE gene encoding universal stress protein UspE; translation: MDRYRNILVVIDPDSEDQKALKRACTIAKQTGDKITALLVIFDFSYEMTTMLSGDEREAMRKSVVKDRQSWLEDLAKEYDHPVETKAVWHNRPFEVIIEEVIEHKFDVVVKSTHEHPTLQSVIFTPTDWHLIRKCPVPLLLVKDHEWPENGHILAAINASSEEDSHKALNAKITDAALTLSGLIKADVHLVNSYPGTPVNIAIEIPEFDAGEYNKTMREHHQKMMEEHAKKYQIQSQYLHVEEGLPEDVIEKVAKDIDAELVILGTIGRTGLSAVFIGNTAEHVIDRLNCDLLALKPDGYVSPVEES